The DNA sequence TCAACGCCGACGGTCTTCGTCGATATCGTTCAGGGGCCTGATTCAGGCAGGCGGTGGCCGAAGACGGTCGCCATGACCGGAGTCGCCGCAGCCGCCGCCGAGTCGCTCCGTAGGGGCACACCGGTCCGTACCGAGGAGGTCATGTCGTGACCCGCGATAGCGCACCGAGCGACTGTGGGCTCCGGGACCGGGGACACCACCCCGCGGGGCGGGCACTCTCCGCAATGCGCGGCGTCTTCGGCTCGGTGACGGTGTGGGGATCGGGATCCTCGGCGCCTCCCGCATCGCCGAATCGGCGATCGTCGGACCCGCCCGGGAGCTGGGCTACCGCTTGGTTGCGGTCGCCGCACGAGATCCGCTGCGCGCCAGAGCCTTCGCTGACAACTACGGTGTCGAGCGGGTGCTCGGCTCGTATCAGGAGGTGGTGAGCGACCCCGAGGTCGACATGATCTACAACCCGCTGGCCAATTCACTGCACGCGCCGTGGAACCTGGCCGCGATTGCGGCCGGAAAGCCGGTGCTCACCGAGAAGCCGTTCGCGCGCAACCAGGCTGAGGCGCAGCGCGTCGCCGACGCTGCCGCCGCAGCCGCGGTGACGGTCATGGAAGGCTTCCACTACCTGTTCCACCCGGCCGCCCGGCGACCCCTGGAACTCGCCGAGGAGGGCACACTCGGGGAACTCCAGCGGGTGGAGGTCAGCATGGGGGTGCCCGAGCCGGCAGCCGAGGACCCGCGGTGGTCGCTGGAGATGGCCGGCGGGGCGTTGATGGACCTGGGGTGTTACGGCATGCACCTCATGCGCCGCTTTGGTGCCCCGTCGGTGACCAGAGCCACTGCGGTGCAGCGCAGTCCCGGCGTGGACGAGCGGTTCGACGTCGAGGTGGCGTTCCCGTCCGGAGCCACCGGACTGTCGACGAACTCGATGGTCGACGACCGGTTTTCGTTCACGCTGCGGGTGACCGGAAGCCGGGGCGACGCGCTGGTGCACAACTTCATCAACCCCCGCGACGACGACCGCGTCACCGTCCGGACCTCGGAGGGCAGCACGGTCGAGCATTGCGGAACTCGGGCCTCCTACACCTATCAACTGGAGGCCTTCGCCGCCCACGTGCAACACGGGACGCCGCTGCCGTTGAGCCCGACCGATGCGGTGGCCAACATGGCCCTCGTGGACGAGGCGTACCGAGCGGCGGGGATGAGCCCGCGCTAACCCTGCTGGCCGATCGCCAACCGGACGTAGGCCGACGCGGCCTCAGCGCGGTTGGTGGCGCGCAGCTTTCGCAGCACCCGCTTGACGTGTGACTTCACGGTGCCGGCGGAGATGACCAGCTCGTCGGCGATCTGCTGGTTGGTGCGTCCCGCGGCCATCAACCGCAGCACCTCCACCTCACGGCGCGTCAGCATCGACAACACCCGGGTTTGGATGTCGGCCAGTGACTGGGCCGCTGGACTGCGTTCGACCGGTTCGATCTTGCGCAGATCGAGGTCGGCGTCCTGCAAGGCGCGGACGGCCTCGTCGGCCGACGCCAGGGCCCTGCGCACCTCGGCGTGCTGGCGACGCATCCGTTCCAGCAGGACCGTCCGCTCGTAGGCGTATCCGAACCCTTCGGCGAACGCCCACACGGTGTCACGGTCGATTTCGTCGACCGTGCGTCCGGAGTAGAGACGATCGGCGTGCAGGAACCCGATCACCTTGCCGGTCGGCATGATCGGCGCCGCGACATAGGAGTGGGTCAGCGAGAAGTCGATGATGGGCCGGTTCACCCGGGGATCGTTGCGGGCATCGGTCACCAAGGCCGGCGCGTGCCGCCGGATCATCTGGGTTTCGAGCAGCATGTGATCCAGCGGCGGGGCGACCGCCTGAGCGAAGGCCACCATCTTCTCAGCGCCTTCTCTGTCGTCGCCGAAATAAGCGGACTCCATCACCATGGTGCCGTCGTGCACGCGGAACAGCACGGCCCGGTCGAACCCGCAGGATTCGACCATTTCCCGCGGCGCGCGGTCGACGATGGTGGCCACGTCGTCGACGTAGCGCAGCTTGCTGAGCCCCTCCTGCACCTGCAGCAGCGCGAACGTGCGCCGCCGCGCACCGTCCTCGATCAGCTCCCGCTCCAGCGCGGTGAGATCCAGCACCGCATCCAGCGCGGCCAACGCGCCGACGTCCCCGGTCCTTTCCAGCGCGGCGCGCAGCACCGTCGCCTTCGCCTCGACCGCCTCGGTGACGACCCCGACGGGATCGTCGGTCGGGTCGATGTCGCAGCCGTCGAAGGCCTCCCGGTAGCGGCGCTCGGCGGCGGACTCCCGGGCCGGGCGGGACGCCCACCCGGGATGGTCACCATCACGAAGCGCGGTGACCGGGGGCGTCTCGGATACGTCACGCGCAACTGTCACGACCTCGACTGTCCTCCCGTCACCGGCGATTCGCGGGCGGATTGTCGGATCCAACCGCAATTCACCTCATCCGGGAGTACGACTGCTCCCCTACGGGGGATCGATTTGCCGGACCGGCTGCTCGACGCTGGAGACATGACATCCACCGCTGTTCCGGCCCTCGGCTTGCTCACCACACCCGACGGGGTGTCCAACCCGTATCCGCTCTACGACCAGCTGCGCGAGGTGTCCCCGGTACCGGGCTATCGCGACTGGCCGCCGGGAACCGTTCCCGGCGCCGACGAGCCCGTCACCGCGTGGGCCCTGTTCTCCTACGACCAGGTGTTCGCAGCCACCCGCGACACCACGACGTTCTCGTCGCGCGACCCGCTGCAGGAGGCGTCCTCGGCGCCGAGCCTGATGCTGGTCAACACCGACCCGCCCAAGCACGACGTGGAACGCAAGCTGGTCAGCCAGGCGTTCTCGCCACGGCGGGTCAAGACACTCGAGGGCTGGCTGCAAGGCCAATTGGTGACGCTGCTCGACGACCTGGGCACGGGCGAGGTCGACGTGATGGACTTCGCCGCCGAGATCCCGACGCGGGCGATGGTGCGGCTACTCGGGCTGCCGGACGGAGACCACGTCCGGTTCCGCAAGTGGGCCAACGCGTTCATGCTGTCGTCGTCGCTGACCCCCGAGGAGCGGATGGCGAGCAACGTCGAGATGGTCGAGGCGTTCACCTCGCGGCTGGCCGAGCACACCGCGCGGCTGGCCGAGGAACCACCCAGCGACGACGTCGAGGACGCCAAGGACCTCATCTCGGCACTGCTGCGCGCCGAGGTCGACGGTCAGCGGCTCTCCCCCGAGGAGATCGTCCGGTTCTGCATGACGCTCGTCGTCGCCGGCAGCGAGACCACGACGTTCCTGATCGGCAACCTGCTGCACGCGCTGGCCCGCGAACCGGAGGTCACCGCCCGGCTGCGGGCCGACCGCTCACTGGTGAACATCTTCGTCGAGGAGTGCATGCGCGTCGACGGTCCGCCCCAGCGGCTGTTCCGCACCGCCACCCGCGACGTCGAGATCGGCGGCAAGCTGATCCGCAAGGGCGAGTGGGTCGCGCTGTTCTTCGGCGCGGCCAACCGTGATCCCGCAGTGTTTCCCGATCCCGAGGTGCTCGACATCGACCGCCCCAACATCCGCCAGCAGCTCTCGATGGGCCACGGCCTGCACTTCTGTCTGGGCGCGTCGCTGGCCCGGCTGGAGGTGGTGACGATGATCAACGCCGTGCTCGACCGCTATTCCACGATCGAGCTGACCGACGATCCGGGCACCAAGCAGACCGCGAGCCTGCTGACCCACGCCTTCGTCCGTCTGCCGCTGCGGCTGTCATGACCACCGCCACGCGCGAGGCGCGCAACATCGAGGCCACCAAGGCCATCTACGCCGCGGTCCCGGCCGGTGATCTGCAGACCGCACTGGACCTGATGGACCCCGACGTCCGCATCACCTACTACGGCGTTCCGGCGATCCCGTACGCAGGCGACTACCGGGGCATCGAGGAGGCGGTGAGGTTCTTCACCCGGGTCGGCGAGAGCATCGCCATCACCGAGATGCAGGCGTGGAAGTTCATCGCCGACGGGGACGAGCTGGCCACCTGGGGCCGGCAACGGTTCCGCCACTTGGCAACCGGCTATGAGTGGGGGTCGGAATTCGCCCACATCATCACGCTGCGTGAGGGCCGGTGGCTGTACTTCCGGGACTTCATGAATTCAGCGTTGACCCTCGAAGCGTTCACCCGGTGAGGGTCATCGCAGACCGCGAGGTCTGCATGGCCGCCGGGGTGTGCGTGATGACGGCCGATGCCGTGTTCGACCAGGACCCGGACGGTCTCGTGGTGCTGGCCACGGAAAACGTCGACGCCGCCCAGGAGAAGCGGGCACGCAACGCGGTGCGGATGTGCCCGTCGGGCGCGTTGCGCATCGACGCCGATTGACGGGCCGGGGGGCGCACCCCCCCTGACTTGCCCCAGGTGCGGGAACCAGGACACGAGAAATCGGAGTTAGGCGACCAGAGCTGCAAGCTCACGCAATTGCGTCACGCTTCGCCCCCGCAGCACCATCATCGTGACTCCGGCCCTCTCCCAGGCGACGATCTGATCGCGGATATGGCCGGGATCACCGACGATCGCGGCATCGTCGACGAGTTCATCGGGAATCTCCTGTGCCGCTTCGCCCTTGCGGCCCGCACGAAACAGTCGAGTTACGGTCTCGACCACGGCCGTGTGGCCCATCCGGCGGTACACCTCGGCATGGAAGTTGTTGTCTTCGGCACCCATTCCTCCGAGGTAGAGGGCCAAAGCCGGCTTCATCGAGGCGAGTGTCGCGGACCGATCCTCTGTGACCACGACATTCGCCGTCGCGCAAATCTCGAAGTCGCTCCGAGCGCGCCGGGCCCCCGGGCGAGAAAAACCTTCGTCGAGCCAGGATTTGTACATCGGCGCGAGGCGCGGAGTGAAGAAGATCGGCAGCCAACCGTCGCAGATCTCTGCGGCCAAGGCGACGTTCCTCGGTCCCTCGGCGCCGAGCATGATGGGGATATCGGTTCGCAGCGGGTGGACGATCGATTTCATCGCTCTGCCATGCCCCGTAGTTCCGATTCCCTGGTGTGGCAGCGGATAGTGAGGCCCTGAGCTGCTCACCGGATCGGCCCGCGCCCACACCTGCCTGACGATGTCGATGTACTCCCGGGTGCGTGCGAGCGGCTTGGGGAATGTCGCCCCGTACCAGCCCTCGACGACCTGCGGACCTGACACACCGAGCCCGAGGATGAGCCGACCCCCGGATAGATGATCGAGGGTCAGGGCGGCCATTGCGGTCGCAGTCGGAGCGCGCGCAGACATCTGAGCGACGGAGGTGCCGAGCCGGATCCCTGAGGTTCGGCGGCCCCACCATGCCAAAGGGGTGAACGCATCCGACCCGTAGGCCTCGGCGGTGAACACCGCGTCGAACCCGGCGGCCTCGGCAGCGGCCACGAGGTCGGCGTCGTCAGTGGGTGGCTGTGCGCCCCAGTAGCCGAGCTGGAGTCCGAGTTTCATTTCAGGAGTTGACCGTTCGTCTCCGAGCCCACCTACCGCCGCGGCACCGTCCGCCCCAGCGGTCACTGCGGCGGGAGCAGCATGGTCTGCCAGGTCTGCCCTCCCGGCGGAGACTGAGCGAGGTCGCCCTGACGGTACTGTTTGCCGTCCGGTCCGACGTAGCTGCCGGTCGCCGGGTCGTACTCGGCGACTGCCAGCGGTGGCGGCGTGGCCGGCGCGGCTGCCGGTCCGGTGTCGGGAATCGCTTGTCCGGACAGTGTGGCATTCGGGTCGCCCTTCCAGTTCATGCCGTCGTTGAGTGGGACGTACTGCTCCTCGCTCTCACACAATTTCACTGTCGGGGAACGCTTTCCGGGCGCCGACGCGCACGGCGTATTCCGCACGCCCCGCACGTTGAACTCTGAATCCTGCGGTGTTCTGCAGTAGAGGTCGCCAGACGCGCGATCGGGGTAGTCGACTTCGGTCGGAACGCGCCGTTGCTGCGCCGGCAGGAAGCCGGTGGTGCACGGCGGGGGCAGGTTGATGTTCAGGTTGAAGCTTAGGTACTGCCCTCGGTACGCGGCCTTGGTGTTCATGTCGGCGACAATGCCGGCCTGAGTGATTCCGATCGCGTGCGGCACCAACACGAGCAGTTGCTCGATGTTGTCCTGGTACGTCAGGCCGACCTCGCCCAGGCTCACCAGATTCGCCATCAGGACCGGAAGAGTCGGCTGGAGCCGATCGAGCAACTGCCCGGCCTCCGCGGCCGCAGGACCACCGTGGACGAGGAACCCGGCAACGAAATCGTCACGTTCCTTCAGCGAGTCGGTGACCGCTGCGATGCGCGTTGCCCACCTCTCGATCTCGGCGGCGGTGTTGGTCTGGGAATCCAAGACCGGCTGCGCGGTGTCGACGAGCGCCAACAGCGGATCCAGATTGTCGCGCGCAGCGATGGACAATTCTGTCGAACCGCGAACGATGCGGGACAGTTCCGGACCGAGTCCCCCCACTGCCGTGTAAGACTCGTTGATCAGCGTCTCGAGGTTGTCCCGCGGCACCGCCTGCAGACCGGTGTTCGCCGCGGCAAGCAAGGCGTTGATGTCCGGCGGCACCGACGTGTTGGCCACGGTGATGACATCACCGTCACGCAGCGGCCTGGACGTCGCGTCCCTGGGCAGCAGCGCAATGTACTGCTCGCCGATGGCCGACTGGCTGTGCACCTGTGCCTCCAGGTTCGACGGGATGTCGATTCCGGAGTTCATCGACAGGATCGCGTCGACGCCGTCGTCGGTGAGCACGACCCGCTGCACCCGTCCTACCTCGGTGCCGCGATAGGTGACGTTGCCCGTGTTGTAGAGACCGGCGGCCTGGGTCAATTGCACAGTGACGGTGTAGCGCCCCACCCCGAACCATTGGCCAGGCAGCTTCATGAAGCTGAATACCATCACCGTGATAGCGAACAGGGCGATGACCGCGAACAGGGCCAGCTGGATTTTGATTCGGCGGTGCAGATGCATTACGGCCCCTGATCCCACCGGTATGGGATGACCAGCGGATTAGCGTGAGTGTATGGGCTCGGGAATTGCCCGATCGTTCTTCCCCACTGCATTTCCAGTTCGGTCAAGTTGCCTTCCCAGCGGGTGCCGGTGAACAATCCGGCGTCCAGACGGCTCAACGTCAGGTCAACGATCGCGGTGAGGTTGGCGTAGTCGCCACGCTGCCAGTTCTCGATGGTCTCGTTCGGAAACGGGAAGGTCAGGATGTAGCTCAGCGACCGGGTGAGGCTGGGGCCGGCATTGGCCAGGCTTTCCAGCACGGGCCCGATCTGTTGCAGCTGCGCGATGAGGTTCTCCTTGGTCTGATTGACCGTGTCCACCGTCAGCGCACTGAACTTCGCGAACTGATCGGCAGCCTCGATGAGGTCGTCTCGTTGACGGTTCAACTCGGCCAGCGCATCAGGGATCGCTTCCAGCGCGGCGTCAAGGACGGGTTTGCGGGCAGCAAATTTTGCGGCCAGCGCGTTGAGGCTTTCGGTCGCGGCGATGATGTCCGGAGTTTGGTTCTCGAGGTTGCCGGTGAAGACATCCAGCTGACCGACGAGACTGCGCAGATCCTGTTCCCGCCCGCGGAACGCGGTACTGAATGACTCGGTGATGTCCTGGATCTGCCCCAGCCCGCCACCGTTGAGGACCGACGACACGGCAGCCAGGGTCTCCTCGGTGCTCGGGTAGGACCCGCTGTGCGACAACGGGATCATCGAGCCTTCGGTCAGCCGGCCCTCCGGCGGCCCAGTGGTTGGCGGTGCGAGCTCGACGTGCAGCGAACCCAGCAGGCTGGTCTGGCCCAGCTTGGCGGTGGCGTTGGCCGGAAGGTCGACGTCTCCGTCGAGGGTGATTGTGAGCAGCGCGTGCCAGCCCTGGCGCTCAATCCGCGTGACGGTCCCGACCGAGATGTCGTCGACCCGTACCCGCGAGTTGGGTTCGAGGTTGTTGACGTCGGGCATCTGCACCTGGATGTGGAATGAGCCGGGGCCCCTACCTTGTGTGCCGGGCATCGGCAGCGAGTTCAGGCCGCGCCAGCTGGCGCAGCCGGTCATCGCGAGAGTCGTGACGAGCAAGATTGCGGTCAGAATTGCACGGGGCGCGATGTTGGTGGTCACGAGCCGCTCCCGTGGGGAACCATCAAGCCGGGCAGGCCGGCGGCTGGGTCAGTCGCGGCCGCAGCCGGGCCCGGCGCGGTGGGCGCTTCGGCGGCCAGCTGCCCCTGAGGCGCCGGGGCGGCGGGCACGGGCGGAGGAACCATAACCGCGGGCGGCACGAAGTCCGGTCGCATCCACGGTTCGCTGTAGGTGACCTCGTTGGGCCGGGCCTGGGTTCCGACTGCCAGATTGAAGCCGAGCGGCGGGAAGTTGTACTGGCGGTTCTTCACGATCGGAGCCATGTACTGCGCGCACAGCTTCGCCGACTGCTCCCCGTGGAGTCGTGAGGCTGCCTGCACTGCGCCACAGAGGAACTCGATCGGATTGGAGAAGTTGTTCACCGCCAGGGCTCCCGTCAAGGCCCCGTTTGCGGGCTCGTAGATGTTGTCGAAGTTGCCGATCGTGGTGGGTGCGATATGAAGCGTCTGTTTGATGTCGTCGAGGCTGCCGACCAGGGTGTCGGAGATCGACGTCAGCCGGTCCGATGTAGTCCCGACGACCTCACGGTTTTCCTCGGCGAAGGCCTTCACTGCGATCGCGGCGGTGTTGAGGTCCTCGATGGCAATGGCCACCTTGTCGGGGTTGTCAGCCAGCAGCGTACTGACCTCTGCGAGGTTCCCGTTGAGCCGTTCAAGCGCCCCCGAGCTGTCGTGCAGCGCGGTCACGACCGTGGACAGGTTGGTGAATGTGGAGAAGATGTCATCGCTGTGATCGCCCAGCGTCGAGAGGGTCTGGGACAGTTTGATCACGGTGTCGCGGATTGCGCCACCCTGGCCGCGAAGGTTGTCTGCCGCGGTGTCGATGAATCCGCCCAGGGTGCTGACGCCGCCCGGTTCGGTGGGTTGGAGCAGGTCGGTCAGGCGTTGGAGCTGATCGCGGAAGTCGTCCCATTCGACCGGGACCACGGTGCGGTCCATCGGGATCACCGCACCGTCGGCCATCACCGGCCCGGTCGTGTAGGCAGGGGTCAGTTGAATCGCCCTGCCGGTCACGAGCTGAGGCGAGAGGATCGCCGCGTTCGCATCGGCGGGAACCGGGACCGCGCGGTCGTAGGCGAACCTCACCATGGCGCGGTCGGGCTGCGGTTCGATCGACAGCACCCTGCCCACCGGCACGCCGAGCACCCGCACGTCGTCGCCGGGGAACAGGCCGTTGCTGTTCTCGAAGTACGCGGTTACCACGATGCGGTCGACGGCGTCCTGGACCCGGACCATGGTGATCAGGCCACCCACCAGGATCGCGACCAGCACGAGACCCAGCACGGATCGGTTACGCCACAGTCGGTTCACGGCTGCCCTCCTGGTATGGGCACCAGCGGTGGCGCCTCACCGGGTGCAGGCAGGAACACGGCGCCCGGTGACGGAGCGGGCGTGGACGCGATACCGGGTGGGGCGACTGCGGGCGGCCCGGGCGGCGGACCCCCCGGCGGCGGGGCGGGCAACGGTTCGCGGTAGGGGTAGCGCGGATCGCCGGGATTCCCGGTGATGGCGTCGGGCAGCGTCAGAGCCGGGTCTCCGCCCTGCCCGGTGCGCGGGTAGGGCACTGGAAGCGCCGGCGTCGCAGGCTGTCCGAGCTGGGGATCGGTCAGCTCATTGGGCGCCAGTACGTTGGGGTCGAGCCCGAGGTCGTTGAATGCGGCGTCCATGAAGGGCTGGACAAACTGTCCGGGAAGCAGGTTGGCGATGTAGGCCTTGAAGAACGGGCCGGAGGATACGGACTCGCCGAGCGACATCGCGTAGGAGTTGAGCAGCTTCAAGGCTTTCTGAAGCCGGTCCCTGCGGTTGTCGATGATCGTCAAGACCCCGTTGAGCTTCTCGAGCGCCGGTTTGAGATCGTCGCGGTTCTCGTCGACGAAGCCCTTCAGCTCTCGCGACATCGCCGAGATGTTGTCCCAGATTTGGTCGAGGGCGTCGCTTTGGGATTGCAGCGCGTCGAGTAGGGCGTTGGTGTCGTGGACGAGCGCAACGACCTGCTCAGTACGTTGGGCGAGCACACCCGTGACCTTCGCGGCGTTGCGCAGCAACGCGCGAAGCTGATCATCGTGCGCATTGACGCTCTGGGCGAACCGGGCGACGCCTTCAACCGCTGACTTCAGAGGCGGCGGGGTGTCAGCGAACGTCTGGGACAGCATCGCCAGCGAGTTCGACAGCTGATCGGTGTCGATGCCGCTGACCGTCTTCGCGAGGTCACCCAGTGCGTCGGGCAACTGGTAGGGAGATACGGTCCGGTCCAGAGGGATCGGACCGTCGAGCTGTCCACCACCGCGCGGGGTCACGTTGAGAACCTTGGTTCCCAGCAGACTCTTGGTCCGGATCATGGCCTCGGTCTGTGCGCCGAGGTTGATGTTTCCTGCGATGGTGAAGGTGACCAGCACCCGCGGGCCGTCAAGGCCGATGTCGGACACCTTGCCGACGGGGTAGCCCGAAACCTCCACGCCGGCGCCGGTGAATAGTCCACCGGCGTCGGCGAAGTAGGCGGAATATTGCCGGCCCGGGTTCAGGAACGGCAGGTTCTGGGATTGCAGGGCCACCGTGGCTGCGGTCGCCACGACCGCCACGCCGATCACCCCGACCACGACGGGATTGCGTTCGCTGATCGTCTTCATCGCGGGGTGCACCGCCCGCTGTCCTGGCCGGCGACCTTGACGTACACGGGTTGGCCTCCCTTGCCGTTGAGTTTGAGGACGATCTCGCACAGGTAGAAACTGAAGAAGTCGCCGTACAAGCCCTGGCGGCCCAGGGCCTGGTACTTGTCGGGCAGCGTGTTCAGCAGATTGTCGAGGTATTCGTGGTCGGCGACCGCGATGGCTGCGGCACGGTCGGTTTCGTGGACGACCTTGCGCAGCGGTGGCCGGGTCGCGGCGAGTAGGTCGGCGAGCGAGGCTGCCGCAGCGTTGGTGTGCGCCACCGCGTTCGAGATGTCGGTGCGGCGCTCGGCAAGACCGTGGACCAGTTCGGACAGCGACGTGACGGCGGTATCGAATCGGTCGCTCTGGTCTCCGATGGACCCGAGCACGATGTCGAGGTTCACGATGACTTCCCCGATGAGGACGTCACGGTCCGCCAGTGTGTTGGTGACGGCCGCAGCCTGGTCGAGGAACGAACCGATGGTGGGGCCCTGCCCCTGCAGCGCTTGGATGAGTTGGTTGCTGAGCTCGTTGACCTGGTCGGGATCCAGCGCCCGGAACAGCGGCCGAAAACCGCCGATCAGCGAATCGAGGTCCAGCGCGGGCTGCGTGCGGTCCAGCGGGATGGTGCTGTCCGGTGCCAGCCGATGTATGCCTCCGGCGCCCTCTTCGAGCGCGAGATATCTTCCCCCGAAAAGGTTGTCGTAACGGATCGCCGCGCGGGTGCCTTCGGTGAGGACCACCGTGTCGTCGGTGTCGAACGTCACGATGACCGTGGCGTCGTCATCGACCCGGACACCCTGCACCTTCCCGACCTCGACACCGGCGATCCGGACCATGTCACCGTCCCTGAGGCCGGAGACATTGGTGAACGCCGCCCGGTAGGTGACCCCGGCCCCGAACCGGAATTGCGCGAAAACGGCCAGGAGCACGAATGTTCCGAGCGCACAGATTGCCAGGAACGCGCCGAGTCGCCACGCCGCGGCCGCAAAATTTCCTCTCATCGCGCCGGGGCCCCTTCCGGAGTCGGCGCCGCGACGGCGGCTGGAGGCACACCCGGCCACAACGGCGTGCCGCCCGGTCCGTACAGCGGAGCACCGTAGGGCGGGGCGCCCGGATAGGGAATCGGGCCCACGGCCGGCCCGGGTAGGCACTGGCGAACGCTGGGCGACTCCGGCACCGCGCGGGTCACCGGGAAGTAGTTCGCCCAGCACGGGTGCCCGATTCCGGGGTTCGGCCGGACATCCAGGCCGGTACCCCAGCCGGTATTGGTGATCAGTTGCCGAACCGGGAAGTTCTCGGTCGGGTCGGGCATCGAACCGCATCCGGGTCTACCCCCGGGCCCTCCCTTGGCCGCGATGACCGGCAGGTTCTGCGGGTACTGGTAGGGGTCGTTCCCGCCGAGCAGCGCAACGTCGAGCTGGATCGACTTCCCGTTCGCACCACCCCAGATGTCGTAGCCGCCGTTCTCCAGGAACCACGTCGCGCCCTGCAGCCAGCACGTGTAGACGGGGTCGTACTTGTGCAGCAGCGCGGTGGTCGGCGCGAAGGTATTGACTGCGTCGACGAGACTGTCCTTGCTGGTGACGAGCAGCTGCGTGCCCGATTCTGCGAATCCGGTCACGTTGAGCAGCAGGGTATCCAGCTCAGCGCTGTGGGTGACTACGGTGCGGGCGGTGGTACTCGCCGAGTCGAGGATCGACACGATGTCGTCGGCCACGGCGTTGTACGTGTCGTTGAAGTTCTTGAACGAGCGCCAGTCCTGCTGGAACGTCTCGCTGCGGGCGTTGAGTTCGGTGAGCACGTCGTCGAGGGCGGTGATGGCCTCACCCATCTGGATACCCTGACCCCGCACCGCTTCGGCGATCGCGGTGAGAACAGCATTGACCTTGGTCGGATCCACGATCTCGAGCAGGTCGACGATGTTCTCGAAGACAGTATTGACTTCGGTACTGACGTTGCGTGACACCAGAACCGCCCCGGCGGCCAGTCTCGCGACGCTCGGATGCGCCGGAGGCAGGAGGTCGACGAACTTCGATCCGAACGCCGTGGTCACCGAGATCTGCGCTTCGACGTTGGCGGGGATACGGGGTATCTGATCGGGATCGATCTCCAGCAGCAGCTTCACCGGACCGTTGCCGCCCTCGATGCCGCCGACCCGGCCGACCTGCACCCCGCGCATCTTGACCCGGGCACCGGTCTCCATGACCAGACCCCCCCGATCGGCGGTCAGGGTGACGGGAACATAGGAACGGAAGGTACCGGTGAAGGCAATCGCGGTCGCGACCACGAACGCCACCAGAATGATGACCAGGATCAGTGCCCACCACGCACTGTGCAGTCGCTTCTCGCCGGGTCCGGAATCCACCGTCAACCCGCCAGGTTGAAGTTGCCGGACTGTCCGTAGACGGCCAGGGAGATCATCACGATCTCCAGCGCGGCGACGACCATCGACGTCCGCACCGCACGACCGACCGCCTCGCCGACGCCGGCGGGCCCGCCCCGGGCGGTATAGCCGTAGTAGGTGTGCACGAGCATGATCACCACCGTGATGGCCACCGTCTGCAGGAAGGACCAGATCAGGTCGGTCGGGTTGAGGAACGTGTTGAAGTAGTGGTCGTACACACCTGATCCCTGACCGTAGAGGACGGTGGTGCCGGTCCTGGCCGCCAGGAAGGCCATCATCACTGCGATGCAGTACAGCGGGACCACGACGATGACGCCCGCGAGTACCCGGGTGGCCGCCAGGAACGTCACGCTGCGGATACCGATGACCTCGAGCGCGTCGATTTCCTCATTGATCCGCATCGCTCCCAGCTGTGCGGTCGCGCCCGCGCCGATCGTCGCCGACAGCGCCACCGCTGTGGTGCCGGGAACGATCAGGCGGACGTTGAAGAATGCAGAGGCGAAGCCGGTGAGGGCCTCGACGCCGACGGAGGCGAACTGGTTGTATCCCTGCACGGCCACCAGCGCACCGGTCGTGATGGTGAGGAACCCGACGATGGCAACCGTTCCGCCGACAACTGCCAACGCACCAGTACCCAAGCCCATTTGGGCGATCAGCCGGAGAAGCTCGCCCGGGTAGCGACGGACGGCATCGGGGATCGATGTCA is a window from the Mycolicibacterium poriferae genome containing:
- a CDS encoding MCE family protein — translated: MHLHRRIKIQLALFAVIALFAITVMVFSFMKLPGQWFGVGRYTVTVQLTQAAGLYNTGNVTYRGTEVGRVQRVVLTDDGVDAILSMNSGIDIPSNLEAQVHSQSAIGEQYIALLPRDATSRPLRDGDVITVANTSVPPDINALLAAANTGLQAVPRDNLETLINESYTAVGGLGPELSRIVRGSTELSIAARDNLDPLLALVDTAQPVLDSQTNTAAEIERWATRIAAVTDSLKERDDFVAGFLVHGGPAAAEAGQLLDRLQPTLPVLMANLVSLGEVGLTYQDNIEQLLVLVPHAIGITQAGIVADMNTKAAYRGQYLSFNLNINLPPPCTTGFLPAQQRRVPTEVDYPDRASGDLYCRTPQDSEFNVRGVRNTPCASAPGKRSPTVKLCESEEQYVPLNDGMNWKGDPNATLSGQAIPDTGPAAAPATPPPLAVAEYDPATGSYVGPDGKQYRQGDLAQSPPGGQTWQTMLLPPQ
- a CDS encoding virulence factor Mce family protein — protein: MTTNIAPRAILTAILLVTTLAMTGCASWRGLNSLPMPGTQGRGPGSFHIQVQMPDVNNLEPNSRVRVDDISVGTVTRIERQGWHALLTITLDGDVDLPANATAKLGQTSLLGSLHVELAPPTTGPPEGRLTEGSMIPLSHSGSYPSTEETLAAVSSVLNGGGLGQIQDITESFSTAFRGREQDLRSLVGQLDVFTGNLENQTPDIIAATESLNALAAKFAARKPVLDAALEAIPDALAELNRQRDDLIEAADQFAKFSALTVDTVNQTKENLIAQLQQIGPVLESLANAGPSLTRSLSYILTFPFPNETIENWQRGDYANLTAIVDLTLSRLDAGLFTGTRWEGNLTELEMQWGRTIGQFPSPYTHANPLVIPYRWDQGP
- a CDS encoding MCE family protein, with the translated sequence MNRLWRNRSVLGLVLVAILVGGLITMVRVQDAVDRIVVTAYFENSNGLFPGDDVRVLGVPVGRVLSIEPQPDRAMVRFAYDRAVPVPADANAAILSPQLVTGRAIQLTPAYTTGPVMADGAVIPMDRTVVPVEWDDFRDQLQRLTDLLQPTEPGGVSTLGGFIDTAADNLRGQGGAIRDTVIKLSQTLSTLGDHSDDIFSTFTNLSTVVTALHDSSGALERLNGNLAEVSTLLADNPDKVAIAIEDLNTAAIAVKAFAEENREVVGTTSDRLTSISDTLVGSLDDIKQTLHIAPTTIGNFDNIYEPANGALTGALAVNNFSNPIEFLCGAVQAASRLHGEQSAKLCAQYMAPIVKNRQYNFPPLGFNLAVGTQARPNEVTYSEPWMRPDFVPPAVMVPPPVPAAPAPQGQLAAEAPTAPGPAAAATDPAAGLPGLMVPHGSGS
- a CDS encoding MCE family protein, giving the protein MKTISERNPVVVGVIGVAVVATAATVALQSQNLPFLNPGRQYSAYFADAGGLFTGAGVEVSGYPVGKVSDIGLDGPRVLVTFTIAGNINLGAQTEAMIRTKSLLGTKVLNVTPRGGGQLDGPIPLDRTVSPYQLPDALGDLAKTVSGIDTDQLSNSLAMLSQTFADTPPPLKSAVEGVARFAQSVNAHDDQLRALLRNAAKVTGVLAQRTEQVVALVHDTNALLDALQSQSDALDQIWDNISAMSRELKGFVDENRDDLKPALEKLNGVLTIIDNRRDRLQKALKLLNSYAMSLGESVSSGPFFKAYIANLLPGQFVQPFMDAAFNDLGLDPNVLAPNELTDPQLGQPATPALPVPYPRTGQGGDPALTLPDAITGNPGDPRYPYREPLPAPPPGGPPPGPPAVAPPGIASTPAPSPGAVFLPAPGEAPPLVPIPGGQP
- a CDS encoding MCE family protein, giving the protein MRGNFAAAAWRLGAFLAICALGTFVLLAVFAQFRFGAGVTYRAAFTNVSGLRDGDMVRIAGVEVGKVQGVRVDDDATVIVTFDTDDTVVLTEGTRAAIRYDNLFGGRYLALEEGAGGIHRLAPDSTIPLDRTQPALDLDSLIGGFRPLFRALDPDQVNELSNQLIQALQGQGPTIGSFLDQAAAVTNTLADRDVLIGEVIVNLDIVLGSIGDQSDRFDTAVTSLSELVHGLAERRTDISNAVAHTNAAAASLADLLAATRPPLRKVVHETDRAAAIAVADHEYLDNLLNTLPDKYQALGRQGLYGDFFSFYLCEIVLKLNGKGGQPVYVKVAGQDSGRCTPR